The following are from one region of the Streptomyces fradiae genome:
- a CDS encoding GAF domain-containing protein, whose product MSHHGTDGGGSVDALSVLELLAQQAPPERLAELLDGAREAGRPAAELAHLERAVHLATGVAQSLARREQRGLALDALADTVRDLTHPYDLDGLLRLIVRRARRLLDLDLACVTLRDAHGTRVLHSSEGGLTVLDPAGCTAALEREGLGGLVHVLGGPAWTEDYLTDDRFPHVPAVDRLVRDEGLRAVLAVPLRIGDTVLGLLYGGDRRARRFADGELGLLAPLADLAAVATEKAGLLDQTRAEVTELEQDSSRARTALTRMRYIGEAHGRIMNLVLSGGDLLGVAKTAGDALDACVLVRDPGGRTLAAAGEVPAFDEDAVAKASLDAHAGRRPVRAPDDTPQTGVPAQTGPAQTWVAPVIAGSEDLGVLVVSAATPLTGEDERLLELAAQSVAFLLLMQRSTAVAEGPVRDELLDDLLAEPQHAPQQIAQRARRLGIDLRKPHILVVARPEGGEQGRAVVWASSYAYRMAGLKTVQGGCIVLLLPGVDASAAAKAVSAELAPLLGHPVSVGAAGPGWSPDSVARLSQEAMRCLDAMSALGGAGAAASVDDLGFLGLLLSDDHDVDGFIESAIGPVLDYDAERFTDLTRTLEAYFASGASPTNAAEALHVHPNTVSRRLERIGELLGTEWQKPGQVLEVQLALRLQRTRDVLARRRAALAADPE is encoded by the coding sequence ATGTCCCACCACGGCACGGACGGGGGCGGAAGCGTGGACGCGCTCTCCGTGCTGGAGCTGCTCGCCCAGCAGGCGCCGCCGGAGCGGCTCGCCGAACTGCTCGACGGGGCCCGCGAGGCCGGCCGCCCGGCCGCCGAACTCGCCCATCTGGAGCGGGCCGTGCACCTCGCGACCGGAGTCGCCCAGTCGCTCGCCCGCCGTGAGCAGCGCGGCCTCGCGCTCGACGCGCTCGCCGACACCGTCCGCGACCTCACCCACCCGTACGACCTCGACGGGCTGCTGCGCCTGATCGTCCGCCGCGCCCGCCGGCTCCTCGACCTCGACCTGGCCTGCGTCACCCTGCGCGACGCGCACGGCACGCGCGTGCTGCACAGCAGCGAGGGCGGGCTGACCGTCCTCGACCCGGCCGGCTGCACCGCCGCTCTGGAGCGCGAGGGGCTGGGCGGACTCGTCCATGTCCTCGGCGGACCGGCCTGGACCGAGGACTATCTGACGGACGACCGCTTCCCGCACGTGCCCGCCGTCGACCGGCTGGTGCGCGACGAGGGACTGCGCGCGGTGCTCGCCGTGCCGCTGCGGATCGGCGACACCGTCCTCGGCCTGCTGTACGGCGGGGACCGCAGGGCCCGCCGGTTCGCCGACGGCGAGCTCGGCCTGCTCGCCCCGCTCGCCGACCTGGCCGCCGTCGCCACCGAGAAGGCCGGGCTCCTCGACCAGACCCGCGCCGAGGTCACCGAACTGGAGCAGGACAGCTCCCGCGCCCGTACCGCGCTCACCCGCATGCGCTACATCGGCGAGGCGCACGGCCGGATCATGAACCTGGTGCTGTCCGGCGGCGACCTCCTCGGCGTCGCCAAGACCGCCGGCGACGCCCTCGACGCCTGCGTCCTGGTCCGCGACCCGGGCGGCCGCACGCTCGCCGCCGCCGGCGAGGTCCCCGCCTTCGACGAGGACGCGGTGGCGAAGGCCTCCCTCGACGCGCACGCCGGCCGCCGTCCCGTCCGCGCCCCCGACGACACCCCCCAGACCGGAGTCCCGGCGCAGACCGGCCCCGCGCAGACCTGGGTCGCCCCGGTCATCGCCGGCTCCGAGGACCTCGGCGTCCTCGTCGTCAGCGCCGCCACCCCGCTCACCGGCGAGGACGAGCGCCTGCTCGAACTCGCCGCCCAGTCCGTCGCCTTCCTGCTCCTCATGCAGCGCTCCACCGCCGTCGCCGAGGGCCCCGTCCGCGACGAGCTCCTCGACGACCTGCTCGCCGAGCCGCAGCACGCCCCGCAGCAGATCGCCCAGCGCGCCCGCCGCCTCGGCATCGACCTGCGCAAGCCGCACATCCTGGTGGTGGCCCGGCCCGAGGGCGGCGAGCAGGGCCGCGCCGTCGTGTGGGCGTCCTCGTACGCGTACCGGATGGCGGGTCTCAAGACCGTGCAGGGCGGCTGCATCGTGCTGCTGCTGCCCGGAGTGGACGCCTCCGCCGCCGCGAAGGCCGTCTCCGCCGAACTCGCCCCGCTGCTCGGGCACCCGGTGTCCGTCGGCGCCGCCGGCCCCGGCTGGAGCCCCGACAGCGTCGCCCGGCTCTCCCAGGAGGCCATGCGCTGCCTGGACGCCATGAGCGCGCTCGGCGGCGCCGGTGCCGCCGCGTCCGTCGACGACCTGGGCTTCCTGGGCCTGCTGCTCTCCGACGACCACGACGTGGACGGCTTCATCGAGTCGGCGATCGGCCCCGTACTGGACTACGACGCCGAGCGGTTCACCGACCTCACCCGCACCCTGGAGGCCTACTTCGCCTCCGGCGCCAGCCCCACCAACGCGGCCGAGGCCCTGCACGTGCACCCCAACACGGTCTCCCGCCGCCTGGAGCGCATCGGCGAACTCCTCGGCACCGAATGGCAGAAGCCCGGCCAGGTCCTCGAAGTGCAGCTCGCCCTGCGCCTCCAGCGCACCCGCGACGTCCTGGCCCGCCGCCGCGCCGCCCTGGCCGCGGACCCCGAATAA
- the kdpA gene encoding potassium-transporting ATPase subunit KdpA — MSPVLAGILQLLALVVALGLSYRPLGDHMAKVYSSEKHYRPEKWIYKAIGANPSVEMRWPAYLRGVLAFSAVSVLFLYGLQRLQGSLPGSLGFVSIDPDQAFNTAASFVANTNWQSYYGEQAMGHVVQTGGLAVQNFVSAAVGIAVAVALVRGFARSRTGELGNFWADLVRGCVRILLPISVIGALVLVACGAIQNFSGIHEVGQFLNGHSAGGAQQWNGGAVASQEVIKELGTNGGGYFNANSAHPFENPNGLSNLFEIYLILVIPFALTRTFGRMVGSIKQGYAILGTMAVIWLGFTALMMWTEFAGKGPAFELAGGAMEGKETRFGIGASAIFSVATTLTSTGAVNSFHSSNTGFGGGINLLGMQLGEIAPGGVGSGLYGMLIMAIIAVFIAGLMVGRTPEYLGKKIGTREIKYAACYILVTPALVLCFTALAMALPTPAHSMTNSGAHGFSEILYAYTSGANNNGSAFAGLNADTQWFNSTIGIAMLLGRFLPMVFVLALAGSLAEQSPVPETAGTLRTEKPLFTGLLVGTIMIITGLTYFPALALGPLAEGLAA; from the coding sequence ATGAGTCCCGTCCTGGCTGGAATCCTCCAGCTGCTCGCCCTCGTCGTCGCTCTCGGTCTGTCCTACCGGCCGCTCGGTGACCACATGGCCAAGGTGTACTCCTCGGAGAAGCACTACCGGCCCGAGAAGTGGATCTACAAGGCGATCGGCGCGAACCCGTCGGTGGAGATGCGGTGGCCCGCGTATCTGCGCGGTGTGCTCGCCTTCTCCGCGGTGAGCGTGCTGTTCCTGTACGGCCTTCAGCGGCTGCAGGGCTCCCTGCCGGGCTCGCTCGGCTTCGTCTCCATCGACCCGGACCAGGCCTTCAACACGGCCGCGTCCTTCGTCGCCAACACCAACTGGCAGTCGTACTACGGCGAGCAGGCCATGGGCCATGTCGTGCAGACCGGCGGCCTCGCGGTGCAGAACTTCGTCTCGGCGGCCGTGGGCATCGCCGTGGCCGTCGCCCTGGTCCGCGGCTTCGCCCGGTCCCGTACCGGCGAACTCGGCAACTTCTGGGCCGACCTGGTGCGCGGCTGTGTCCGGATCCTGCTGCCGATCTCGGTGATCGGCGCGCTGGTCCTGGTGGCGTGCGGCGCGATCCAGAACTTCTCCGGCATCCACGAGGTGGGTCAGTTCTTGAATGGGCACAGCGCGGGTGGCGCGCAGCAGTGGAACGGCGGCGCCGTCGCCTCGCAGGAGGTCATCAAGGAGCTGGGCACCAACGGCGGCGGTTACTTCAACGCCAACTCCGCCCACCCCTTCGAGAACCCCAACGGGCTCTCCAACCTCTTCGAGATCTATCTGATTCTCGTCATCCCGTTCGCGCTGACACGGACCTTCGGCCGCATGGTCGGCTCGATCAAGCAGGGGTACGCGATCCTCGGCACGATGGCCGTGATCTGGCTCGGCTTCACCGCGCTGATGATGTGGACCGAGTTCGCGGGCAAGGGCCCGGCGTTCGAGCTCGCCGGCGGTGCCATGGAGGGTAAGGAGACCCGTTTCGGCATCGGCGCGTCTGCGATCTTCTCGGTCGCGACCACGCTGACGTCGACCGGTGCGGTCAACTCCTTCCACTCCTCCAACACGGGCTTCGGCGGCGGCATCAATCTGCTGGGGATGCAGCTCGGCGAGATCGCGCCCGGCGGAGTCGGCTCCGGCCTCTACGGCATGCTGATCATGGCGATCATCGCGGTCTTCATCGCGGGTCTGATGGTCGGCCGCACCCCCGAGTACCTGGGGAAGAAGATCGGCACCCGCGAGATCAAATACGCGGCCTGCTACATCCTCGTCACCCCGGCGCTCGTACTGTGCTTCACCGCCCTCGCGATGGCCCTGCCGACGCCCGCGCACTCGATGACCAACTCCGGCGCGCACGGCTTCTCCGAGATCCTGTACGCCTACACCTCCGGCGCCAACAACAACGGCTCCGCCTTCGCCGGCCTGAACGCCGACACCCAGTGGTTCAACTCGACGATCGGCATCGCGATGCTGCTCGGCCGGTTCCTGCCCATGGTGTTCGTGCTCGCGCTCGCCGGCTCGCTCGCCGAGCAGTCGCCCGTACCCGAGACCGCGGGCACCCTGCGTACTGAGAAGCCGCTGTTCACCGGCCTGCTCGTCGGCACCATCATGATCATCACCGGTCTGACCTACTTCCCGGCCCTCGCGCTGGGTCCGCTCGCCGAAGGGCTGGCAGCATGA
- a CDS encoding ScbR family autoregulator-binding transcription factor: MAKQDRAIRTRRAILEAAAAVFDERGYEAAKLSDILALAQVTKGALYFHFDSKEDLAHAVIDAQVSVVPTPPPQTCKVQEFVDVGMVFAHRLTVDRVLSGSVRLTLDQGGHDLNRSGPYREWTDINVSLLREAKGQGELLPHADPEQVAPLVVGAYAGLNLMTHALEGDRSSMERWASALYQHLLPSIVVPAVLTMLDLEPGRGARALGLTDEAS; encoded by the coding sequence ATGGCGAAGCAGGATCGGGCGATCCGTACCCGCAGGGCGATCCTGGAGGCGGCGGCGGCCGTCTTCGACGAGCGGGGCTACGAGGCGGCGAAGCTCTCCGACATCCTCGCCCTCGCCCAGGTGACCAAGGGCGCGCTCTACTTCCACTTCGACTCCAAGGAAGACCTCGCGCACGCGGTGATCGACGCACAGGTGTCCGTGGTGCCCACGCCCCCGCCGCAGACCTGCAAGGTCCAGGAGTTCGTGGACGTCGGCATGGTCTTCGCGCACCGGCTCACCGTCGACCGGGTGCTCAGCGGCAGCGTCCGGCTCACCCTCGACCAGGGCGGTCACGACCTCAACCGCAGCGGCCCCTACCGCGAGTGGACCGACATCAACGTGAGCCTGCTGCGCGAGGCGAAGGGACAGGGTGAGCTGCTGCCGCACGCCGACCCCGAGCAGGTGGCCCCGCTGGTGGTCGGCGCCTACGCCGGGCTCAATCTGATGACCCATGCGCTGGAGGGCGACCGGTCCTCCATGGAGCGCTGGGCCTCCGCGCTCTACCAGCACTTACTGCCCAGCATCGTGGTGCCGGCCGTGCTCACCATGCTGGACCTGGAGCCGGGCCGCGGCGCCCGCGCGCTCGGCCTCACGGACGAGGCCTCCTAG
- a CDS encoding BTAD domain-containing putative transcriptional regulator — MDVRILGGLSVCENGVSITPTAAAPRQVLALLAASADQVVPATVLMAELWPSGGPRGARAELHAHITGLRALIAAALHDGDRRAGEGRTSDGRTGEGRTADGRTAETVLAAQSGGYRLDTGGGSHDVGRFERAAGAGYRAMEAGDLSRAALRLGEALALWRGEPYEGVAAGPRLRAETARLAASRMSVLDQWVEAQLGLGKHAEMVPELATLVARHPVNEALHAQFMVALLRSGRTEDALDVYQRLCGALLVDGDREPSARLRRLYRSLLTVRDGARPPRVPAQAPGVWARTPRLVPAFAGASFAGAPV; from the coding sequence GTGGACGTCCGGATCCTGGGGGGACTTTCGGTGTGCGAGAACGGGGTGTCGATCACCCCGACCGCCGCCGCGCCGCGACAGGTGCTCGCGCTGCTCGCCGCCTCCGCCGACCAGGTCGTGCCGGCCACCGTGCTCATGGCCGAACTGTGGCCGTCCGGCGGCCCGCGCGGCGCCCGCGCCGAACTCCACGCGCACATCACGGGACTTCGCGCGCTCATCGCCGCCGCCCTCCACGACGGCGACCGGCGTGCGGGCGAGGGGCGTACGAGCGACGGGCGTACGGGCGAAGGGCGCACCGCGGACGGGCGCACCGCCGAGACCGTGCTCGCCGCCCAGTCCGGCGGCTACCGCCTCGACACCGGCGGCGGCTCCCACGACGTCGGCCGGTTCGAGCGCGCCGCGGGCGCCGGCTACCGCGCCATGGAGGCCGGCGACCTGTCCCGGGCCGCGCTCCGGCTCGGCGAGGCCCTCGCCCTCTGGCGCGGCGAGCCCTACGAGGGCGTGGCCGCCGGCCCCCGGCTGCGCGCCGAGACCGCGCGCCTGGCCGCCTCCCGGATGAGCGTCCTCGACCAGTGGGTGGAGGCGCAGCTGGGCCTCGGCAAGCACGCCGAGATGGTCCCCGAACTCGCCACCCTCGTCGCCCGGCACCCCGTCAACGAGGCGCTGCACGCCCAGTTCATGGTCGCGCTGCTGCGCTCCGGGCGTACTGAGGACGCCCTCGACGTCTACCAGCGCCTGTGCGGCGCGCTCCTCGTCGACGGCGACCGGGAGCCCTCCGCGCGGCTGCGCCGGCTCTACCGCTCGCTGCTCACCGTCCGGGACGGCGCCCGGCCGCCCCGGGTGCCCGCGCAGGCGCCCGGCGTGTGGGCCCGTACGCCCCGGCTCGTACCCGCCTTCGCGGGCGCGTCGTTCGCGGGCGCGCCGGTCTGA
- the kdpB gene encoding potassium-transporting ATPase subunit KdpB, whose amino-acid sequence MSTLTPTRAPHEDAPRSSHQEDAHTGGRVGGGLFDPGQLVKSLPDAIRKLDPRVMIKSPVMFVVLVGSVVTTVLAVMHPGDWFGWAITAWLWLTTIFANLAEAVAEGRGKAQADTLRKAKTDTVARRITKTGEEQVPGTELTIGDLVVCEAGDVIPGDGDVVEGVASVDESAITGESAPVIRESGGDRCAVTGGTKVLSDRVVIKITTKPGETFIDRMINLVEGAARQKTPNEIALNILLASLTIVFLLAVVTLKPFAIYAGADKQTSMIVLTALLVCLIPTTIGALLSAIGIAGMDRLVQRNVLAMSGRAVEAAGDVSTLLLDKTGTITLGNRQAAEFVPVRGTTEAEVADAAQLSSLADETPEGRSIVVLAKEKYGLRERHQGELAGAEWVEFTAQTRMSGVDMDGRKVRKGAAGSVVAWVEEQGGHVAEDAQQLTDRIAQAGGTPLLVAVADGEGARVLGVIHLKDVVKDGMRERFDELRRMGIKTVMITGDNPLTARAIAEEAGVDDFLAEATPEDKMALIKREQAGGKLVAMTGDGTNDAPALAQADVGVAMNTGTSAAKEAGNMVDLDSDPTKLIEIVEIGKQLLITRGALTTFSIANDVAKYFAIIPAMFAVAYPSLDKLNIMQLASPESAILSAVVFNALIIIALVPLALKGVRYRPSSADSMLRRNLGLYGLGGLIAPFIGIKLIDLLLNLIGIG is encoded by the coding sequence ATGAGCACCCTCACACCCACCCGCGCGCCGCACGAGGACGCGCCCCGGTCCTCGCACCAGGAGGACGCCCACACGGGCGGCCGGGTCGGCGGGGGTCTGTTCGACCCGGGGCAGCTGGTGAAGTCGCTGCCTGATGCGATCCGGAAGCTCGACCCGCGGGTGATGATCAAATCGCCGGTCATGTTCGTGGTCCTGGTCGGCTCGGTGGTGACGACCGTGCTCGCCGTCATGCACCCGGGCGACTGGTTCGGCTGGGCGATCACCGCCTGGCTGTGGTTGACCACGATCTTCGCCAATCTGGCGGAGGCCGTGGCCGAGGGCCGCGGCAAGGCCCAGGCCGACACCCTGCGCAAGGCCAAGACCGACACTGTCGCCCGCCGGATCACCAAGACCGGCGAGGAGCAGGTGCCCGGCACCGAGCTGACGATCGGCGACCTCGTGGTCTGCGAGGCCGGCGACGTCATCCCCGGCGACGGTGACGTCGTCGAGGGCGTGGCGTCGGTCGACGAGTCGGCGATCACCGGCGAGTCCGCCCCCGTCATCCGGGAGTCGGGCGGCGACCGCTGCGCCGTCACGGGCGGGACGAAGGTGCTGTCCGACCGGGTCGTCATCAAGATCACGACGAAGCCCGGCGAGACGTTCATCGACCGGATGATCAACCTGGTCGAGGGCGCCGCCCGGCAGAAGACCCCCAACGAGATCGCCCTCAACATCCTGCTCGCCTCGCTGACGATCGTCTTCCTGCTCGCCGTGGTCACCCTCAAACCGTTCGCGATCTACGCCGGGGCCGACAAGCAGACCTCGATGATCGTCCTCACCGCGCTCCTCGTCTGCCTCATCCCGACGACGATCGGCGCGCTGCTCTCCGCGATCGGCATCGCCGGCATGGACCGGCTCGTGCAGCGCAACGTGCTGGCGATGTCCGGGCGTGCGGTCGAGGCCGCCGGCGACGTGAGCACCCTGCTGCTCGACAAGACCGGCACCATCACCCTCGGCAACCGCCAGGCCGCCGAGTTCGTGCCCGTACGCGGGACGACGGAGGCGGAGGTCGCCGACGCAGCCCAGCTGTCGTCCCTCGCGGACGAGACGCCCGAGGGCCGCTCGATCGTCGTCCTCGCCAAGGAGAAGTACGGGCTGCGCGAGCGCCACCAGGGCGAGCTCGCGGGTGCCGAGTGGGTCGAGTTCACCGCCCAGACCCGCATGTCGGGCGTGGACATGGACGGCCGCAAGGTCAGGAAGGGCGCGGCCGGTTCGGTCGTGGCCTGGGTGGAGGAGCAGGGCGGTCATGTCGCCGAGGACGCACAGCAGCTCACCGACCGCATTGCGCAGGCTGGTGGCACGCCGCTGCTCGTGGCTGTGGCGGACGGCGAGGGCGCGCGTGTCCTCGGCGTCATCCACCTGAAGGACGTCGTCAAGGACGGCATGCGCGAGCGCTTCGACGAGCTGCGCCGCATGGGCATCAAGACGGTCATGATCACGGGTGACAACCCGCTGACCGCCAGGGCCATCGCCGAGGAGGCCGGTGTCGACGACTTCCTCGCCGAGGCCACCCCCGAGGACAAGATGGCCCTCATCAAGCGCGAGCAGGCCGGCGGCAAGCTCGTCGCGATGACCGGCGACGGCACCAACGACGCCCCGGCGCTCGCCCAGGCCGACGTCGGCGTGGCCATGAACACGGGCACGTCGGCCGCGAAGGAGGCCGGCAACATGGTCGACCTCGACTCCGACCCGACCAAGCTCATCGAGATCGTCGAGATCGGCAAGCAACTCCTCATCACCCGGGGAGCGCTGACCACCTTCTCTATCGCCAACGACGTGGCGAAGTACTTCGCGATCATCCCCGCGATGTTCGCCGTCGCCTACCCGTCGCTCGACAAGCTCAACATCATGCAGCTGGCCTCGCCGGAGTCCGCGATCCTCTCCGCCGTCGTCTTCAACGCGCTGATCATCATCGCCCTGGTCCCGCTGGCCCTGAAGGGCGTCCGCTACCGGCCGAGCAGCGCCGACTCGATGCTCCGCCGCAATCTCGGGCTCTACGGACTCGGCGGCCTGATCGCCCCGTTCATCGGCATCAAACTCATCGACCTGCTCCTCAACCTCATCGGAATCGGCTGA
- the kdpF gene encoding K(+)-transporting ATPase subunit F, which translates to MSAENIVGLIVAAALLGYLVLALVKPERF; encoded by the coding sequence GTGAGTGCCGAGAACATCGTCGGGCTCATCGTGGCCGCCGCCCTGCTCGGGTATCTGGTCCTCGCCCTCGTCAAGCCGGAGAGGTTCTGA
- a CDS encoding potassium-transporting ATPase subunit C, translating into MNNSVGNAGRLLWAGFRALLVLTVVLGVLYPLAVTGIAQLVFPGKANGSEIKDASGKVVGSELIGQSYQDLKWFQARPSNGLGTNSVNTQYKIILSGATNRSGDNPELIKWVTDAKAAVVKDNSVVGFTVRPEDVPADAVTSSGSGLDPHISPEYAKLQVHRIAQRNHLTVAQVDKLVADHTDDRILGFIGEPRVNVLRLNIALKALVAESAKG; encoded by the coding sequence ATGAACAACTCTGTTGGAAACGCGGGGCGGTTGCTCTGGGCCGGCTTCCGTGCCCTCCTCGTCCTCACGGTCGTGCTCGGCGTGCTCTACCCGCTCGCCGTCACCGGCATCGCCCAACTCGTCTTCCCCGGCAAGGCCAACGGCTCCGAGATCAAGGACGCGAGCGGCAAGGTCGTCGGCTCCGAACTCATCGGCCAGAGCTACCAGGACCTCAAGTGGTTCCAGGCGCGCCCGTCGAACGGTCTCGGCACCAACTCCGTCAACACCCAGTACAAGATCATCCTGTCGGGCGCGACCAACCGCTCCGGTGACAACCCCGAGCTGATCAAGTGGGTCACGGACGCCAAGGCGGCCGTCGTCAAGGACAACTCGGTCGTCGGCTTCACCGTACGGCCCGAGGACGTCCCCGCCGACGCCGTCACCTCCTCCGGCTCCGGCCTCGACCCGCACATCTCCCCGGAGTACGCGAAGCTCCAGGTCCACCGGATCGCCCAGCGGAACCACCTCACCGTGGCCCAGGTCGACAAGCTCGTCGCCGACCACACCGACGACCGGATCCTCGGCTTCATCGGCGAGCCCCGGGTCAACGTCCTCCGGCTCAACATCGCGCTGAAGGCGCTCGTGGCGGAGTCAGCCAAGGGCTGA
- the crcB gene encoding fluoride efflux transporter CrcB yields MGFRAQLPVVGVIAAGGALGATARYAATLLWTTPAGAFPWTILTVNAVGCAVLGALMVVATETANPPHPLVRPFLGTGVCGGFTTFSTYSLDTQRLLAGGEVPRALLYLGGTAVTALAAVWAGVVAARAATVRRIPS; encoded by the coding sequence ATGGGATTCCGCGCACAGCTGCCGGTCGTCGGGGTGATCGCCGCGGGCGGCGCGCTCGGCGCGACCGCGCGCTATGCCGCGACCCTGCTCTGGACCACCCCGGCCGGCGCGTTCCCCTGGACGATCCTGACGGTGAACGCGGTCGGCTGCGCCGTCCTCGGCGCGCTGATGGTGGTCGCCACCGAGACCGCGAACCCGCCGCACCCGCTCGTCCGCCCCTTCCTCGGCACCGGCGTCTGCGGCGGCTTCACCACCTTCTCGACCTATTCCCTCGACACCCAGCGGCTGCTCGCCGGCGGCGAGGTCCCGCGCGCCCTGCTCTACCTGGGGGGCACCGCCGTGACCGCGCTCGCCGCCGTCTGGGCCGGCGTCGTCGCCGCCCGCGCCGCCACCGTACGGAGGATCCCGTCATGA
- the crcB gene encoding fluoride efflux transporter CrcB yields MNWLLVVAGAAVGAPLRYLTDRAVQARHDSVFPWGTFVVNVVGSFVLGLLTGVASTRLGLLLGTGLCGALTTYSTFSYETLKLYESGARAYAAANLAGSTAAGLTAVWLGVEVAQTF; encoded by the coding sequence GTGAACTGGCTGCTCGTCGTCGCCGGCGCCGCCGTCGGCGCCCCCCTGCGCTACCTCACCGACCGGGCCGTCCAGGCCCGCCACGACTCGGTCTTCCCCTGGGGCACCTTCGTCGTCAACGTCGTCGGCTCCTTCGTCCTGGGCCTGCTCACCGGCGTCGCCTCGACCCGTCTCGGCCTGCTGCTCGGCACCGGCCTGTGCGGCGCGCTCACCACGTACTCCACCTTCTCCTACGAGACGCTGAAGCTGTACGAGTCGGGCGCGCGCGCCTACGCCGCGGCCAACCTCGCCGGCAGCACCGCCGCCGGTCTCACCGCGGTCTGGCTGGGCGTCGAGGTCGCGCAGACCTTCTGA
- a CDS encoding transposase, with amino-acid sequence MYGELCAALFSGFPRRDQRMKAEQYLSGLLTAQGRKSIRNIAAQIGGPAAEQSLHHFISSSTWDWRPMRAELARHVQRTAAPQAWVVRPMPIPKAGQHSVGVDRRFDPERGQVFRGQQAFGLWFASEETSVPVNWRLFLPDPWVKDRTRRDRAEVPEGAGEETLEECAVNAALDTARWPDVARKPLLLDVRGGAGRAALHRLALAGVPVVARIGAGCRLTVADRSLPGFGSGPLTALQILESLKGLRRPVSWVDSVHGVRTSRTSLATAVRVTLPVPAGERQRPLLLLGEWDEPQEAPARLWITDLTGSAVGPLLRLTKLSRRVERDFRAVGEGAGLRDFVGRSFRGWHRHITLASAAHAATVLAADRNAPFGAAPARSAG; translated from the coding sequence GTGTACGGCGAACTCTGCGCCGCGCTGTTCTCCGGCTTCCCGCGCCGCGACCAGCGGATGAAGGCCGAGCAGTATCTGAGCGGTCTGCTGACCGCGCAGGGCCGCAAGTCCATCCGCAACATCGCCGCCCAGATCGGCGGCCCGGCCGCCGAGCAGAGCCTGCACCACTTCATCTCCAGCTCCACCTGGGACTGGCGGCCGATGCGCGCCGAGCTGGCCCGGCACGTCCAGCGCACCGCGGCCCCGCAGGCCTGGGTCGTGCGGCCGATGCCGATACCGAAGGCCGGACAGCACTCGGTGGGCGTCGACCGGCGGTTCGACCCGGAGCGCGGGCAGGTCTTCCGCGGGCAGCAGGCGTTCGGTCTGTGGTTCGCCTCCGAGGAGACCAGCGTGCCGGTCAACTGGCGGCTCTTCCTGCCCGATCCGTGGGTCAAGGACCGCACCCGGCGCGACCGGGCCGAGGTCCCGGAGGGCGCCGGCGAGGAGACCCTGGAGGAGTGCGCGGTCAACGCGGCGCTCGACACCGCCCGCTGGCCCGACGTGGCCCGCAAGCCGCTGCTGCTCGACGTGCGCGGCGGCGCGGGCCGGGCGGCCCTGCACCGGCTCGCCCTGGCGGGCGTGCCGGTGGTGGCGCGGATCGGCGCGGGCTGCCGGCTGACCGTCGCGGACCGCTCGCTGCCCGGCTTCGGCTCGGGGCCGCTGACCGCGCTGCAGATCCTGGAGTCGCTGAAGGGGCTGCGCCGTCCGGTGAGCTGGGTGGACTCGGTGCACGGCGTGCGCACCTCGCGGACCTCGCTGGCCACGGCCGTACGGGTCACCCTGCCGGTGCCGGCGGGCGAGCGGCAGCGGCCGCTGCTCCTGCTCGGCGAGTGGGACGAGCCGCAGGAGGCTCCGGCCCGGCTGTGGATCACCGATCTGACCGGTTCGGCGGTCGGTCCGCTGCTGCGGCTGACCAAGCTGTCCCGGCGGGTCGAGCGGGACTTCCGGGCGGTCGGCGAGGGCGCGGGCCTGCGGGACTTCGTGGGCCGTTCCTTCCGCGGCTGGCACCGGCACATCACGCTGGCCTCGGCGGCGCACGCGGCGACGGTGCTCGCCGCGGACCGGAACGCGCCGTTCGGCGCGGCGCCGGCGCGCTCGGCGGGCTGA
- a CDS encoding DUF190 domain-containing protein: MTRLAGRALRLTALVGENDTWHHRPLSTEIVHRAHAAGLAGASVFHGVEGFGSSALVHTARLLSLGEDLPMAIVIVDTEERVRAFLPELDELMRDGGLVLLDACEVVRYGPPAAAGEPPA; the protein is encoded by the coding sequence ATGACCCGGCTCGCGGGCCGCGCGCTGCGGCTGACCGCCCTCGTCGGCGAGAACGACACCTGGCACCACCGCCCGCTGTCCACCGAGATCGTGCACCGCGCGCACGCCGCGGGACTGGCCGGGGCCTCCGTCTTCCACGGCGTCGAGGGCTTCGGCTCCTCCGCCCTGGTGCACACCGCCCGGCTGCTCTCGCTCGGCGAGGACCTGCCGATGGCGATCGTGATCGTCGACACCGAGGAGCGGGTGCGGGCCTTCCTGCCCGAGCTCGACGAGCTGATGCGGGACGGCGGCCTGGTGCTGCTCGACGCCTGCGAGGTCGTACGGTACGGGCCGCCCGCGGCGGCCGGGGAGCCGCCCGCGTGA